From Micromonospora rifamycinica, a single genomic window includes:
- a CDS encoding phosphate acyltransferase PlsX encodes MAVDLLGGDDAPAVVVDGALRAVRADPDLHLLLVGPVEAAAGVIDALTPAQRTRITVRATRTAAGPADHAPRADSTVRAAVSAVRDGAADALVSAGSTGATVSAAALGFGRWADVRRPALVATLPAVSGPVVLLDVGGSLEPRPATLVGHAVLGAAYAAVAHAVAAPRVGLLSVGTEAGKGDRPRRTADPLLAAAPLPCGARYVGLVEGYDVALGVRADVVVTDGFTGNVLLKAIEGAYAMAGGPPASGGAPRAAALLGVAGTVVVCHGAATPDDVASGIALAAHLWRRRATDRVREQIPLLPGGDNTDQDAVDPPARSAGLPAVDPPARSAAHPAAEHREPERRP; translated from the coding sequence ATCGCCGTTGACCTCCTCGGCGGGGACGATGCTCCCGCCGTCGTGGTTGACGGCGCTCTGCGGGCCGTGCGTGCCGACCCGGACCTGCACCTGCTGCTCGTCGGCCCGGTCGAGGCCGCGGCCGGGGTGATCGACGCCCTGACCCCGGCCCAGCGGACCAGGATCACGGTCCGGGCGACCCGCACCGCCGCCGGTCCGGCCGACCACGCCCCGCGCGCCGACAGCACCGTCCGCGCGGCGGTCTCCGCCGTCCGCGACGGGGCCGCCGACGCGCTCGTCTCCGCCGGCTCCACCGGCGCCACCGTCTCCGCCGCCGCCCTCGGCTTCGGCCGCTGGGCCGACGTGCGCCGCCCCGCCCTGGTGGCCACCCTGCCCGCCGTCTCCGGCCCGGTGGTCCTGCTCGACGTCGGCGGTTCGCTGGAACCCCGGCCGGCCACCCTGGTCGGGCACGCCGTGCTCGGCGCGGCCTACGCCGCCGTCGCGCACGCCGTCGCCGCGCCCCGGGTCGGCCTGCTGTCGGTGGGCACCGAGGCCGGCAAGGGGGACCGCCCGCGCCGGACCGCCGATCCGTTGCTCGCCGCCGCGCCGCTGCCCTGCGGGGCCCGCTACGTCGGCCTGGTCGAGGGGTACGACGTGGCGCTCGGCGTCCGGGCCGACGTGGTGGTCACCGACGGCTTCACCGGCAACGTGCTGCTCAAGGCCATCGAGGGGGCGTACGCCATGGCCGGGGGGCCGCCCGCCAGCGGTGGCGCACCACGGGCGGCGGCCCTGCTCGGGGTGGCCGGCACCGTGGTGGTCTGCCACGGCGCGGCGACCCCGGACGACGTCGCCTCCGGGATCGCCCTGGCCGCCCACCTCTGGCGTCGCCGGGCCACCGACCGGGTCCGGGAACAGATCCCGCTGCTACCCGGCGGCGACAACACCGACCAGGACGCCGTGGACCCGCCGGCCCGCTCCGCCGGCCTTCCCGCCGTGGACCCACCGGCCCGGTCCGCCGCCCATCCCGCGGCGGAGCACCGCGAGCCGGAGCGGCGGCCATGA
- a CDS encoding ABC transporter permease, with protein MTRHFLGDTAALLGRSLRHISRSPDTIITTSIMPIAFLLLFVYVFGGAIETGSDRYVDYLLPGILLITVVSGISYTAYRLFLDLKSGIFERFLSMPVARSAVLWAHVLTSLVANLISLVLVVLVALAMGFRSGAGVLAWLAVAGIMLLFTLALTWLAVIPGLTATSVDGASAFSYPLILLPFVSSAFVPTESMPGPVRAFAEHQPVTSIVNTIRALFAGQHVGGEVWTALAWCAGILVVAWSGAMAVHRRKVG; from the coding sequence ATGACCAGACACTTCCTCGGTGACACCGCCGCCCTGCTGGGGCGGTCGCTGCGGCACATCAGCCGCAGCCCGGACACCATCATCACCACCTCGATCATGCCGATCGCGTTCCTGCTGCTCTTCGTCTACGTGTTCGGCGGCGCGATCGAGACCGGCTCCGACCGCTACGTCGACTACCTGCTGCCCGGCATCCTGCTGATCACGGTCGTCTCCGGCATCTCCTACACCGCGTACCGGCTGTTCCTGGACCTCAAGAGCGGCATCTTCGAGCGGTTCCTGTCCATGCCGGTCGCCCGCTCGGCCGTACTCTGGGCGCACGTGCTGACCTCGCTGGTCGCCAACCTGATCTCGCTGGTGCTGGTGGTGCTGGTGGCCCTCGCCATGGGCTTCCGCTCCGGGGCCGGCGTGCTGGCCTGGCTGGCGGTCGCCGGCATCATGCTGCTGTTCACCCTGGCGCTGACCTGGCTCGCGGTCATCCCGGGCCTGACCGCCACGTCCGTCGACGGCGCGAGCGCGTTCTCCTACCCGCTCATCCTGCTGCCGTTCGTCAGCTCGGCCTTCGTGCCCACCGAGAGCATGCCCGGCCCGGTGCGGGCCTTCGCCGAGCACCAGCCGGTGACGTCCATCGTGAACACGATCCGCGCCCTCTTCGCCGGGCAGCACGTCGGTGGCGAGGTGTGGACCGCGCTCGCCTGGTGCGCCGGCATCCTCGTCGTCGCGTGGAGCGGCGCGATGGCCGTCCACCGCCGCAAGGTCGGTTGA
- a CDS encoding YceD family protein: MPKHSPSSLNPRAPLVLDTRDLPRRPGALRTLRRVVPAPVDLGVELIGVPAGADLDLDLRLESVSEGVLVSGTVTGPVQGECGRCLRTIDYSLTVNVQELYAYENSTTDITTDEDEVGRMQDDLIDLEPALRDAVVLTLPTNPLCREDCPGLCPECGVHWDDLPADHSHQQIDPRWASLSQLNRTEE, translated from the coding sequence ATGCCCAAACACTCGCCTTCATCACTCAACCCCAGGGCGCCGCTGGTCCTCGACACGAGGGACCTGCCGCGTCGCCCTGGTGCGTTGCGTACGCTTCGGCGGGTCGTGCCGGCACCGGTGGACCTCGGCGTGGAGTTGATCGGCGTGCCGGCGGGCGCGGACCTCGACCTCGATCTGAGGTTGGAGTCGGTGTCCGAGGGCGTACTCGTCTCCGGGACCGTCACCGGTCCCGTCCAGGGTGAGTGCGGCCGTTGCCTGCGTACGATCGACTACTCGTTGACCGTGAACGTCCAGGAGCTGTACGCGTACGAGAACAGCACCACGGACATCACGACCGACGAGGACGAGGTGGGCCGGATGCAGGACGATCTGATCGACCTGGAGCCGGCGCTGCGGGACGCGGTGGTGCTCACGCTGCCGACCAACCCGCTCTGCCGGGAGGACTGCCCAGGGCTGTGCCCCGAGTGTGGGGTGCACTGGGACGATCTGCCGGCCGATCACAGCCACCAGCAGATCGACCCGCGTTGGGCGAGCCTGTCGCAACTGAACCGTACAGAGGAGTAG
- a CDS encoding MerR family transcriptional regulator yields MLTIGRLASYAGVTIRAVRHYHQIGLLPEPERDASGYRTYDATAVVRLIRIRTLAEAGVPLSRVRELLDADPATFAAATTEIDHQLRAQIRALQEHRRRIARLRDGDTLAVPAEVVDYLDRLRAAGVPPVAVEGERDGWILMAARWPEAIPMMMADKVAQLDNPQLVQFYRLIGRIAENWQDDELLHETADLMAEMFAQAEAAGELQMQKEVTPDPAFVRLMDSFADAAHPVVGRLRRLVADRGWTGWTVIEKRRP; encoded by the coding sequence ATGCTGACGATCGGACGGCTGGCTTCCTACGCCGGGGTGACCATCCGCGCCGTCCGGCACTACCACCAGATCGGGCTGCTGCCGGAGCCGGAACGCGACGCCTCCGGCTACCGCACCTACGACGCGACCGCGGTGGTACGGCTGATCCGGATCCGGACCCTCGCCGAGGCCGGCGTCCCGCTGAGCCGGGTCCGCGAGCTGCTCGACGCCGACCCGGCGACGTTCGCCGCCGCCACCACCGAGATCGACCACCAGTTACGTGCCCAGATCCGGGCACTCCAGGAGCACCGACGGCGGATCGCCAGGCTCCGTGACGGTGACACCCTCGCCGTCCCCGCCGAGGTGGTCGACTATCTGGACCGGCTCCGCGCCGCCGGGGTGCCACCGGTCGCCGTCGAGGGCGAACGCGACGGGTGGATCCTGATGGCGGCGCGGTGGCCGGAAGCGATCCCGATGATGATGGCCGACAAGGTGGCCCAGCTCGACAACCCCCAGCTCGTCCAGTTCTACCGACTGATCGGACGGATCGCCGAGAACTGGCAGGACGACGAGTTGCTGCACGAGACGGCGGACCTGATGGCCGAGATGTTCGCGCAGGCGGAAGCCGCCGGGGAGCTGCAGATGCAGAAGGAGGTCACCCCGGACCCCGCGTTCGTCAGGTTGATGGACTCGTTCGCCGACGCCGCCCATCCCGTCGTCGGGCGGCTGCGCAGGCTCGTCGCCGACCGGGGGTGGACCGGCTGGACCGTCATCGAGAAGCGCCGGCCCTGA
- the rpmB gene encoding 50S ribosomal protein L28 produces the protein MASVCDVCGKGPGFGHNVSHSHRRTNRRWNPNIQSVRTPAGGGNTKKLKVCTSCIKAGKVTRA, from the coding sequence GTGGCTAGCGTGTGCGACGTCTGTGGCAAGGGGCCGGGCTTCGGCCACAACGTGTCCCACTCGCACCGGCGGACCAACCGCCGCTGGAACCCGAACATCCAGTCGGTGCGTACCCCGGCCGGTGGCGGCAACACCAAGAAGCTCAAGGTCTGCACCTCGTGCATCAAGGCCGGCAAGGTCACCCGCGCCTGA
- a CDS encoding GNAT family N-acetyltransferase, with protein MSEIEIRPSGFASAEAQTLIRATMADLSARYGGTGDETPVDAAEFAPPDGDFLVARLDGEPVGCAGWRSHGEDSAELKRMYTAPTVRGRGVARAVLAAVEESARRHGRKRIILECGDRQPEAIALYTAAGYERIPNFGYYADAPGCLSFGRVL; from the coding sequence GTGAGTGAGATCGAGATCCGCCCGTCCGGCTTCGCCTCGGCGGAGGCGCAGACGCTGATCCGGGCGACCATGGCCGACCTGAGCGCCCGGTACGGCGGCACCGGCGACGAGACCCCCGTCGACGCGGCCGAGTTCGCGCCGCCGGACGGCGACTTCCTCGTCGCCCGCCTCGACGGCGAGCCGGTCGGCTGCGCGGGATGGCGCAGCCACGGCGAGGACAGCGCCGAGCTGAAGCGGATGTACACCGCGCCGACCGTCCGGGGGCGCGGGGTGGCCCGTGCGGTGCTGGCCGCCGTCGAGGAGTCGGCCCGCCGGCACGGACGCAAGCGGATCATCCTGGAGTGCGGTGACCGGCAGCCCGAGGCGATCGCCCTCTACACCGCCGCGGGGTACGAGCGGATTCCCAACTTCGGCTACTACGCCGACGCACCCGGCTGCCTGTCGTTCGGCCGGGTGCTCTGA
- a CDS encoding DAK2 domain-containing protein, whose product MLDTLDAAAVGRWCASGLTALRRHQGEIDELNVYPVPDGDTGTNLVLTLTSAQQALAMDLGTLPEDGTTGHGHALRLLARGALLGARGNSGVILSQILRGLADTLGGVPTVAGRALAAALRAATTAAYAAVARPVEGTVLSVVAAAATAAERADSDDLRAVTRAAAGAATRALARTPEQLPALAHAGVVDAGGRGLCLLLDALVEVVTGESPPEPTPVVRPARPPLTGVRETGSPEYAYEVQFLLDAPHEAVTRLRATLATLGDSLVVVGDAGSPAESTTWNVHVHVNDVGAAVEAGVAAGRPYRISVTRFADQTAAPGAVPAPGAERTAAGVVPAADLRSVPAPGSRAAVVVAAGAGIAELFGAEGATVVPGNPSTGELLDAIRATAAARVVVLPNDPDTQAVASAAAREAHRLGVRVSVVPTRSPVQALAALAVRDPQRRFADDVIAMAEAAGACRYAEVCHASREALTVAGPCRPGDVLALVEGEVHLIGSDLVDTCAAVVDRMLGGGGELVTLLTGADAPTGLAEAVRAHISQRWPFVEVQAYPGGQPHYPLLVGVE is encoded by the coding sequence GTGCTGGACACCCTCGACGCCGCCGCGGTGGGCCGCTGGTGCGCGAGCGGCCTCACCGCACTGCGCCGGCACCAGGGTGAGATCGACGAGCTCAACGTCTACCCGGTCCCCGACGGGGACACCGGCACCAATCTCGTGCTCACCCTCACCTCGGCCCAGCAGGCGCTGGCGATGGATCTCGGCACCCTGCCCGAGGACGGCACGACCGGCCACGGGCACGCGCTGCGGCTGCTGGCCCGGGGCGCGCTGCTCGGTGCCCGGGGCAACTCCGGGGTGATCCTCTCGCAGATCCTGCGCGGCCTCGCCGACACGCTCGGCGGCGTGCCCACCGTCGCCGGCCGCGCGCTCGCCGCCGCGCTGCGCGCCGCCACCACCGCCGCCTACGCCGCGGTGGCCCGGCCGGTCGAGGGCACCGTGCTCAGCGTGGTCGCCGCCGCCGCGACCGCCGCCGAGCGGGCCGACAGCGACGACCTGCGCGCGGTGACCCGGGCCGCCGCCGGGGCGGCCACCCGCGCGCTGGCCCGCACCCCGGAGCAGCTCCCCGCGCTGGCCCACGCCGGCGTGGTCGACGCCGGAGGCCGGGGCCTCTGCCTGCTGCTCGACGCGCTGGTCGAGGTGGTCACGGGGGAGTCCCCGCCCGAGCCGACGCCGGTGGTCCGCCCGGCCCGCCCGCCGCTGACCGGCGTCCGGGAGACCGGCTCCCCCGAGTACGCCTACGAGGTGCAGTTCCTGCTCGACGCCCCGCACGAGGCGGTGACCCGGCTCCGCGCCACCCTGGCCACGCTGGGCGACTCGCTGGTGGTGGTCGGCGACGCGGGCTCACCCGCGGAGTCCACCACCTGGAACGTGCACGTCCACGTCAACGACGTCGGGGCGGCCGTCGAGGCCGGGGTGGCCGCCGGGAGGCCGTACCGCATCTCGGTGACCCGCTTCGCCGACCAGACCGCCGCCCCCGGTGCCGTGCCCGCCCCCGGTGCCGAGCGGACCGCCGCCGGGGTCGTGCCCGCCGCCGACCTCCGGTCCGTGCCCGCCCCCGGGAGCCGGGCCGCCGTGGTCGTCGCGGCCGGGGCCGGCATCGCCGAGCTGTTCGGCGCGGAGGGGGCGACGGTGGTGCCGGGCAACCCGTCCACCGGCGAGCTGCTGGACGCGATCCGGGCCACCGCCGCCGCCCGGGTGGTGGTGCTCCCCAACGACCCGGACACCCAGGCGGTGGCGAGCGCCGCGGCCCGGGAGGCGCACCGGCTCGGGGTGCGGGTGAGCGTGGTGCCGACCCGCTCGCCGGTGCAGGCGCTGGCCGCGCTCGCCGTCCGGGATCCGCAGCGCCGGTTCGCCGACGACGTCATCGCGATGGCCGAGGCGGCCGGCGCCTGCCGGTACGCCGAGGTGTGCCACGCCAGCCGGGAGGCGCTGACCGTCGCCGGCCCGTGCCGCCCCGGTGACGTGCTGGCCCTGGTCGAGGGGGAGGTGCACCTGATCGGCAGCGACCTGGTCGACACCTGCGCCGCCGTGGTCGACCGGATGCTCGGCGGCGGCGGGGAGCTGGTCACCCTGCTCACCGGCGCGGACGCCCCGACCGGTCTCGCCGAGGCGGTCCGGGCGCACATCAGCCAGCGCTGGCCGTTCGTCGAGGTCCAGGCGTACCCGGGCGGGCAACCGCACTATCCGCTCCTGGTGGGGGTCGAATGA
- the recG gene encoding ATP-dependent DNA helicase RecG — MTTTEPATVDTALSKLVGEKTAKALAGHLDLHTAGDLMYHFPRRYDERGEHTDIRSLDVGEQVTVLAQVQRTAVRPMRQRRGNLLEVTVGDNSGGTLTLTFFGNQAWRERELRPGRWGLFAGKVTEFRGKRQLNGPEYVLLGEGGEGEVAASEEVEEFAGALIPVYPAAAAVPTWVIARCVRVVLDTVTPPDDPLPASMRAGRKLVGIGTALREIHRPSSKEELYRARRRLKWDEAFAVQLTLVRRKLRAASSPATPRPAKAGGLLDAFDARLPYELTPGQRDVGVEIAADLATPHPMHRLLQGEVGSGKTVVALRAMLQVVDAGGQAALLAPTEVLAAQHHRGMLDLLGPLAQAGELGAADDATRVELVTGSLGAAARRRALAEVAGGRAGIVLGTHALLYEGVDFADLGLVVVDEQHRFGVEQRDALRSKADQPPHVLVMTATPIPRTVAMTVYGDLETSTLSQLPQGRSPIASHVVPAAEKPAFLDRAWRRVREEVTAGHQAYVVCPRIGEGPAAEDEPPPEDDNGRRPPLAVTEVAPLLADGPLHGLRIGVLHGRLPADEKDAVMRSFADGDLDVLVATTVVEVGVNVPNATVMIVLDADRFGVSQLHQLRGRVGRGSAPGLCLLVSEAAEGSSARERLDAVASTTDGFKLAELDLEQRREGDVLGASQSGHRSHLRLLSLLRDADLIRDARVEALALAEEDPELARHPALAASVAALVDEERAEYLEKG; from the coding sequence ATGACGACGACGGAGCCGGCGACGGTGGACACCGCGCTGTCGAAGCTGGTGGGGGAGAAGACCGCCAAGGCGCTCGCCGGTCACCTCGACCTGCACACCGCCGGTGACCTGATGTACCACTTCCCGCGCCGCTACGACGAGCGCGGCGAGCACACCGACATCCGCTCGCTGGACGTCGGCGAGCAGGTCACCGTGCTGGCCCAGGTGCAGCGCACGGCGGTCCGCCCGATGCGGCAGCGCCGGGGCAACCTGCTGGAGGTGACCGTCGGCGACAACTCCGGCGGGACGCTGACCCTCACCTTCTTCGGCAACCAGGCCTGGCGGGAGCGGGAGCTGCGCCCCGGCCGGTGGGGGCTGTTCGCCGGCAAGGTCACCGAGTTCCGGGGCAAGCGGCAGCTCAACGGCCCCGAGTACGTCCTGCTCGGCGAGGGGGGTGAGGGTGAGGTGGCGGCCTCCGAGGAGGTCGAGGAGTTCGCCGGGGCGCTGATCCCGGTCTACCCGGCCGCCGCCGCCGTGCCGACCTGGGTGATCGCCCGCTGCGTCCGGGTGGTGCTGGACACCGTCACCCCGCCGGACGACCCGCTGCCGGCGTCGATGCGGGCCGGCCGGAAGCTGGTCGGCATCGGCACCGCCCTGCGCGAGATCCACCGGCCGTCCAGCAAGGAGGAGCTGTACCGGGCCCGCCGCCGGCTCAAGTGGGACGAGGCGTTCGCCGTGCAGCTGACCCTGGTGCGGCGCAAGCTGCGGGCGGCGTCCTCGCCGGCCACCCCGCGCCCGGCGAAGGCGGGCGGCCTGCTCGACGCGTTCGACGCCCGGCTGCCCTACGAGCTGACCCCCGGGCAGCGGGACGTCGGCGTCGAGATCGCCGCCGACCTGGCCACCCCGCACCCGATGCACCGGCTGTTGCAGGGCGAGGTCGGGTCCGGCAAGACGGTGGTGGCGTTGCGGGCGATGCTCCAGGTGGTCGACGCGGGCGGGCAGGCGGCCCTGCTCGCCCCGACCGAGGTGCTCGCCGCCCAGCACCACCGGGGCATGCTCGACCTGCTCGGCCCGCTGGCGCAGGCCGGTGAGCTGGGTGCGGCCGACGACGCGACCCGGGTCGAGCTGGTCACCGGTTCGCTGGGCGCGGCGGCCCGCCGCCGGGCGCTCGCGGAGGTCGCCGGGGGGCGGGCCGGCATCGTGCTCGGCACCCACGCCCTGCTCTACGAGGGGGTCGACTTCGCCGACCTCGGCCTGGTGGTGGTCGACGAACAGCACCGCTTCGGCGTGGAGCAGCGCGACGCGCTGCGTTCCAAGGCCGACCAGCCGCCGCACGTGCTGGTGATGACGGCCACCCCGATCCCGCGCACGGTGGCGATGACCGTCTACGGCGACCTGGAGACCTCCACCCTGTCCCAGCTGCCGCAGGGCCGGTCCCCGATCGCCTCGCACGTGGTGCCGGCGGCGGAGAAACCGGCCTTCCTGGACCGCGCCTGGCGGAGGGTCCGCGAGGAGGTCACCGCCGGCCACCAGGCGTACGTGGTGTGCCCGCGGATCGGTGAGGGGCCGGCGGCCGAGGACGAGCCGCCCCCGGAGGACGACAACGGGCGACGCCCACCGCTGGCGGTGACCGAGGTGGCGCCGCTGCTCGCCGACGGGCCGCTGCACGGGCTGCGGATCGGTGTCCTGCACGGCCGGCTGCCCGCCGACGAGAAGGACGCGGTGATGCGCTCCTTCGCCGACGGTGACCTCGACGTGCTGGTCGCCACCACGGTGGTCGAGGTCGGGGTGAACGTGCCCAACGCCACCGTGATGATCGTGCTGGACGCCGACCGGTTCGGGGTCTCGCAGCTGCACCAGCTCCGGGGTCGGGTCGGCCGGGGTTCGGCCCCCGGGCTCTGCCTGCTGGTCAGCGAGGCGGCCGAGGGCTCGTCGGCGCGGGAACGGCTGGACGCGGTTGCCTCCACCACCGACGGCTTCAAGCTGGCCGAGCTGGATCTGGAGCAGCGCCGGGAGGGTGACGTGCTCGGGGCGAGCCAGTCCGGTCACCGCTCGCACCTGCGGCTGCTGTCCCTGCTGCGCGACGCCGACCTGATCCGGGACGCCCGGGTCGAGGCGCTCGCCCTGGCCGAGGAGGACCCGGAGCTGGCCCGGCATCCGGCGCTGGCCGCCTCGGTCGCCGCCCTGGTCGACGAGGAGCGCGCGGAATACCTGGAGAAGGGCTGA
- a CDS encoding ABC transporter ATP-binding protein, whose protein sequence is MSTTETIEPPASGPAIRIRGLQKSYRELHVLRGVDLDVARGSIFALLGSNGAGKTTMIRILATLLTPDAGTAHVHGLDVTTRAARVREAISLTGQFAAVDEILTGRENLVLVARLRHLRNPGRIADDLLDRFALTDAAGRRVSTYSGGMRRRLDIAMSLVGEPPVVFLDEPTTGLDPQGRLEVWQAVRELARQGTTVLLTTQYLDEAEQLADRIAVLHDGRIIADGTLAELRRLLPPATVEYVEKQPTLEDVFLAIVGGNGTGTGTTVDTAAPTARATEDPR, encoded by the coding sequence GTGTCCACGACAGAGACGATCGAACCGCCGGCCTCCGGGCCCGCCATCCGGATCCGGGGCCTCCAGAAGTCCTACCGCGAGCTGCACGTGCTGCGCGGGGTGGACCTCGACGTGGCCCGGGGAAGCATCTTCGCCCTGCTCGGCTCCAACGGGGCCGGCAAGACCACCATGATCCGCATCCTGGCCACCCTGCTCACACCGGACGCCGGGACGGCCCACGTGCACGGCCTCGACGTCACCACCCGGGCGGCCCGGGTGCGGGAGGCCATCAGCCTCACCGGGCAGTTCGCCGCCGTCGACGAGATCCTCACCGGCCGGGAGAACCTGGTGCTGGTCGCCCGGCTCCGCCACCTGAGGAACCCCGGGCGGATCGCCGACGACCTGCTCGACCGCTTCGCGCTGACCGACGCCGCCGGCCGCCGGGTGTCGACGTACTCCGGGGGCATGCGCCGTCGCCTCGACATCGCGATGAGCCTGGTCGGCGAACCACCGGTGGTCTTCCTCGACGAGCCGACCACCGGGCTCGACCCGCAGGGCCGGCTGGAGGTCTGGCAGGCCGTCCGGGAACTCGCCCGGCAGGGCACCACCGTGCTGCTCACCACGCAGTACCTCGACGAGGCCGAGCAGCTCGCCGACCGGATCGCCGTCCTGCACGACGGGCGCATCATCGCCGACGGCACCCTGGCCGAGCTGCGCCGACTGCTCCCGCCCGCCACCGTCGAGTACGTCGAGAAGCAACCGACGCTCGAGGACGTCTTCCTCGCCATCGTCGGCGGGAACGGCACCGGCACCGGCACCACCGTGGACACCGCCGCCCCGACGGCACGAGCGACTGAGGACCCCCGATGA
- a CDS encoding SPFH domain-containing protein: protein MDPLDRIDELITMVEQARSVPMSRNNCMVDRGEMIAALDEMRADLPADLRRAAALLEERDKIMEAGKREADRIISEGEAEHARLVSVNEITVSAEHEGARIIAEARAEAQRLREEVDDYVDTALANFEQFLTRALASIERGRDKMHALREIGTFGGDEAERPLPF from the coding sequence GTGGACCCGCTCGACCGCATCGACGAACTGATCACCATGGTGGAGCAGGCGCGCTCCGTCCCGATGTCGCGCAACAACTGCATGGTCGACCGGGGAGAGATGATCGCCGCCCTCGACGAGATGCGGGCCGACCTCCCCGCCGACCTGCGCCGCGCCGCCGCCCTGCTGGAGGAGCGGGACAAGATCATGGAGGCCGGCAAGCGGGAGGCCGACCGGATCATCAGCGAGGGTGAGGCGGAACACGCCCGACTGGTGTCGGTGAACGAGATCACCGTCTCCGCCGAGCACGAGGGGGCGCGGATCATCGCCGAGGCCCGTGCCGAGGCGCAGCGGCTGCGGGAGGAGGTCGACGACTACGTCGACACCGCGCTGGCCAACTTCGAGCAGTTCCTCACCCGGGCGCTGGCGTCGATCGAGCGCGGGCGGGACAAGATGCACGCCCTGCGGGAGATCGGCACCTTCGGTGGGGACGAGGCGGAACGCCCGTTACCCTTCTGA
- the rpmF gene encoding 50S ribosomal protein L32: protein MAVPKRKMSRSNTRSRRANWKVAAVATVACPQCKSPKLPHAACSVCGTYNGRQVLEV from the coding sequence GTGGCCGTCCCGAAGCGCAAGATGTCGCGCAGCAACACCCGGTCCCGCCGGGCGAACTGGAAGGTGGCCGCGGTCGCGACCGTGGCCTGCCCGCAGTGCAAGTCCCCCAAGCTGCCGCACGCGGCGTGCTCCGTCTGCGGCACGTACAACGGCCGCCAGGTTCTCGAGGTCTGA
- the coaD gene encoding pantetheine-phosphate adenylyltransferase, with protein sequence MRRAVCPGSFDPVTNGHLDIVGRASRLFDEVIVGVLVNQSKSGLFTVEERIDMLREVTSSYGNVRVESFRGLLVDFCRAQEASVLIKGLRAVSDFDYELQMAQMNIGLAGVETLFMPTNPLYSFLSSSLVKDVAKWGGDISSHVPDTVRRALAARLHAPRP encoded by the coding sequence ATGAGACGTGCGGTGTGCCCCGGCTCCTTCGACCCGGTCACCAACGGACACCTGGACATCGTCGGACGGGCCAGCCGGCTCTTCGACGAGGTGATCGTCGGTGTGCTGGTGAACCAGTCCAAGAGCGGCCTGTTCACCGTCGAGGAGCGGATCGACATGCTCCGCGAGGTGACCTCCTCGTACGGCAACGTGCGGGTCGAGTCCTTCCGGGGCCTGCTGGTCGACTTCTGCCGGGCGCAGGAGGCGAGTGTGCTGATCAAGGGGCTGCGGGCGGTCAGTGACTTCGACTACGAGCTGCAGATGGCCCAGATGAACATCGGGCTGGCCGGCGTGGAGACCCTGTTCATGCCGACCAACCCGCTCTACTCGTTCCTCTCGTCCAGCCTGGTCAAGGACGTGGCCAAGTGGGGTGGCGACATCTCCTCGCACGTCCCCGACACGGTCCGCCGGGCGCTCGCGGCCCGGCTCCACGCCCCCCGCCCCTGA
- the rsmD gene encoding 16S rRNA (guanine(966)-N(2))-methyltransferase RsmD, with protein MTRIVAGTLGGRRIAAPAGAGTRPTSDRVREALFSAVAAEVDLVGSRFADLYAGSGAVGLEALSRGAGHVLLVESDPRAARVIRENVAVLRAAPTARLVTGRVAGVLAAGPDGGPYDVIFADPPYAVPDAEVTALLAALVEHGWLAPDALVVVERSTRSGPVDWVRGITAGRSRRYGETTLWYGRRS; from the coding sequence GTGACCCGGATCGTGGCCGGCACGCTCGGCGGTCGGCGGATCGCCGCACCCGCCGGGGCCGGCACCCGACCCACCTCCGACCGGGTGCGGGAGGCGCTGTTCAGCGCCGTCGCCGCCGAGGTGGACCTGGTGGGCAGCCGGTTCGCCGACCTGTACGCCGGCTCCGGCGCGGTCGGGCTGGAGGCGCTGTCCCGGGGGGCCGGGCACGTGCTGCTGGTCGAATCCGACCCCCGGGCCGCCCGGGTGATCCGGGAGAACGTCGCCGTGCTCCGGGCCGCCCCGACGGCCCGGCTGGTCACCGGCAGGGTGGCCGGCGTGCTCGCGGCCGGCCCCGACGGCGGGCCGTACGACGTGATCTTCGCCGATCCGCCCTACGCGGTGCCGGACGCCGAGGTCACCGCCCTGCTGGCCGCGCTGGTGGAGCACGGCTGGCTGGCCCCCGACGCGCTGGTGGTGGTCGAACGGTCCACCCGCAGCGGCCCGGTCGACTGGGTGCGGGGCATCACCGCCGGGCGCAGCCGGCGTTACGGCGAGACCACTCTTTGGTACGGTCGCCGATCATGA